A region from the Salidesulfovibrio onnuriiensis genome encodes:
- a CDS encoding aldehyde ferredoxin oxidoreductase C-terminal domain-containing protein produces the protein MRILRINTRTKEYRFEDLGEYAGLGGRALTSRLINMEVPADCHPLSAENKLVIAGGILAGSTAANSGRVSVGAKSPLTGGIKESNSGGLFAHKLPKLNLLAIVFEDKPETDAPFQNIFISADKVEFKDASAIVGMDNYPAHDKLLAEYGDKVIAALVGPVGEKCGKTATIQFTDPYKRPARSAGRGGMGAVLGSKKVKAVILDPNANKSYKPVREEAFKEARKTWTEILRAHPVTSQGLPGFGTAILVNVINEAGALPTKNFRYGQCDHAADISGEKIAELIEARGGKTKEGCHTGCLIQCSQQYNDANGEYLTSGFEYETIWALGANSLIKDIDDIATLDRICDEKGMDTIEVGNTITIAMEGGIIPWGDGKAAIGLLKKCGSDDPMGLIIGNGVEFAGGAFGVDRLPTCKGQSLPAYDPRAVKGVGVTYATTPMGGDHTAGYGVCQNVLKVGGDVDGHKKEGNVETSKNLQIATASIDALGMCLFVAFAVLDSENGAQIMADLVAAQTGKDFSVDDFLALGVNCLKDELAFNKRAGFTKKDDQLPRFFSTETLPPHNVTWDYTIDELQDAKVD, from the coding sequence ATGAGGATACTCCGAATCAACACCAGAACCAAAGAGTACAGGTTCGAGGACTTGGGTGAATACGCAGGCCTTGGCGGCCGCGCCCTGACCTCCCGCTTGATCAACATGGAAGTCCCGGCCGACTGTCATCCGCTTTCCGCGGAAAACAAGCTGGTCATAGCCGGAGGAATCCTGGCCGGCTCCACCGCAGCCAACTCCGGCCGCGTTTCCGTCGGCGCGAAGTCCCCCCTGACGGGCGGCATCAAGGAATCCAACTCCGGCGGCCTGTTTGCCCACAAGCTGCCGAAGCTGAACCTCTTGGCCATTGTCTTCGAGGACAAGCCCGAGACAGACGCCCCCTTCCAGAATATTTTCATTTCCGCAGACAAGGTGGAATTCAAGGATGCCTCCGCCATCGTGGGCATGGACAACTACCCGGCCCACGACAAACTGCTGGCCGAATACGGCGACAAGGTTATTGCCGCCTTGGTGGGGCCCGTGGGTGAAAAATGCGGCAAAACCGCCACGATCCAGTTCACCGACCCCTACAAGCGCCCGGCCCGTTCCGCCGGACGCGGCGGCATGGGCGCCGTGCTGGGGTCCAAAAAGGTCAAGGCCGTTATCCTGGATCCGAATGCCAATAAATCATACAAACCGGTCAGGGAAGAAGCCTTCAAGGAAGCACGCAAGACCTGGACCGAAATTCTCCGCGCCCACCCTGTCACCAGTCAAGGGCTGCCCGGATTCGGCACCGCCATATTGGTCAACGTCATCAACGAGGCAGGCGCTCTGCCCACCAAGAACTTCCGCTACGGCCAATGCGACCACGCCGCCGACATCTCCGGCGAAAAAATCGCAGAGCTCATCGAGGCGCGCGGCGGCAAGACCAAGGAAGGCTGCCACACCGGCTGCCTGATCCAGTGCTCCCAGCAATACAATGACGCCAACGGCGAATACCTGACCTCCGGCTTCGAATACGAAACGATCTGGGCTCTGGGCGCAAACAGCCTGATCAAGGATATCGACGACATCGCCACCCTGGACCGCATCTGCGACGAAAAGGGCATGGACACCATCGAAGTCGGCAACACCATCACCATTGCCATGGAAGGCGGCATCATTCCCTGGGGTGACGGCAAGGCCGCCATCGGCCTGTTGAAGAAATGCGGTTCCGATGACCCCATGGGCCTGATTATCGGCAATGGCGTGGAATTCGCCGGGGGCGCATTCGGCGTTGACCGCCTGCCCACCTGCAAGGGCCAGTCCCTGCCCGCCTACGACCCGCGCGCGGTTAAGGGCGTCGGCGTCACCTATGCGACCACCCCCATGGGAGGCGACCACACCGCAGGTTACGGCGTCTGCCAGAACGTGCTCAAGGTCGGCGGCGACGTGGACGGCCACAAGAAGGAAGGAAACGTGGAGACCTCCAAGAACCTGCAGATTGCCACGGCGTCCATCGACGCCTTGGGGATGTGCCTGTTCGTGGCCTTTGCAGTTCTGGACTCGGAAAACGGTGCACAGATCATGGCCGACCTGGTTGCCGCTCAGACCGGCAAGGACTTCAGCGTGGACGACTTCCTGGCGCTAGGCGTGAACTGCCTCAAGGACGAGCTGGCCTTCAACAAGCGTGCGGGATTCACCAAGAAGGACGACCAGCTGCCGCGTTTCTTCTCCACGGAAACCCTGCCGCCCCACAACGTCACTTGGGACTACACCATTGACGAACTGCAGGACGCCAAGGTGGACTAA
- a CDS encoding FAD-dependent oxidoreductase, with the protein MIELSILALFGIGFTAAVILAVASKVLYVYEDPRIAQVEAVLAGANCGGCGFPGCNAAAVGVVEGKAGADVCVVGGPEVMANVAKVMGLELKEMEPRLAFVDCTGGERAEEVYRYEGVLDCRAQHQLYKGSKMCPEGCLGFGTCVQACPFDAIRMGPNGYPVVNPERCVACGTCAQVCPRNVISINGFTDDITHLNEVNDCLAPCRQRCPGQINIPRYIEQASRGDYAGALETIRERIPMPLSIGRVCPQPCETQCRRQHVDKSVGINMIKRYVADWEMNSGVRLPIECKPDNGHKVAVVGGGPAGISCAFFLRRLGYQPTIFERMPLLGGQLRYGIPEYRLPKKVLDWEIQGILDLGIDVRTEVKFGIDFTLDSLSEEGFEATFLGFGAWANTQVSIEGDDAKGVETGTEFLTKVGLSVETGIGKKVVVIGGGNTAIDAARTSVRLGADVTMVYRRTRDEMPANMEEIIGAEDEGVKFQFLAAPNKFLKDEKGRVTHLEFTRMELGEPDASGRRRPVPIEGSETRIECDTVYMAIGQKPDIDCLYDENKSCGLGTTRWRTVEADKDTLQTALPNVFVGGDLFTGPDLVITALGAGRRAARSIHHYLSQGEIPIPQNLQRNMIPYTLFKDLERVVPIERAQMPHLCHGDNRTCSFAEVEGTITTEDFERETCRCMRCGLTCYNRTEQPEEEGISKTSTNSKKELASRI; encoded by the coding sequence ATGATTGAATTATCCATACTCGCACTTTTCGGCATAGGATTCACGGCCGCCGTCATCCTGGCTGTGGCCTCCAAGGTACTCTACGTCTATGAAGATCCACGCATCGCGCAGGTGGAGGCCGTCCTGGCCGGGGCTAACTGCGGCGGCTGCGGTTTCCCGGGCTGCAATGCGGCCGCGGTTGGCGTGGTGGAAGGCAAGGCGGGTGCCGATGTCTGTGTCGTCGGCGGCCCGGAGGTCATGGCCAATGTTGCCAAGGTCATGGGTCTGGAGCTCAAGGAAATGGAACCCAGGCTTGCCTTTGTGGACTGCACGGGCGGCGAACGCGCCGAAGAGGTATACCGTTACGAGGGCGTGCTCGACTGCCGGGCCCAGCACCAGCTCTACAAGGGCTCCAAGATGTGTCCGGAAGGCTGTCTCGGATTCGGGACCTGCGTACAGGCCTGTCCCTTCGACGCCATCCGCATGGGCCCCAACGGCTATCCCGTGGTCAACCCGGAACGCTGCGTGGCCTGCGGCACCTGCGCCCAGGTCTGCCCGCGCAATGTCATCAGCATCAACGGGTTCACCGACGACATCACCCACCTCAACGAGGTCAACGACTGTTTGGCTCCCTGTCGGCAGCGCTGCCCCGGACAGATCAACATACCGCGTTACATCGAGCAGGCTTCCCGTGGGGATTACGCGGGAGCCCTGGAAACCATTCGTGAACGCATCCCCATGCCATTGTCCATCGGGCGCGTCTGCCCCCAGCCCTGCGAGACCCAGTGCCGCAGGCAGCACGTAGACAAGTCCGTGGGCATCAACATGATCAAGCGTTATGTGGCGGACTGGGAGATGAATTCCGGAGTACGCCTGCCCATAGAATGCAAACCCGACAACGGACACAAGGTGGCCGTGGTTGGAGGCGGCCCGGCCGGCATCTCCTGCGCCTTTTTCCTGCGGAGACTCGGCTACCAGCCCACCATCTTCGAGCGTATGCCTCTGCTGGGCGGGCAGCTCCGCTACGGCATCCCCGAGTACCGCCTGCCCAAGAAGGTCCTGGATTGGGAAATCCAGGGTATTCTGGACCTGGGCATCGATGTGCGTACCGAAGTGAAGTTCGGTATCGACTTCACGCTGGACTCCCTTTCCGAAGAAGGATTCGAAGCCACCTTCCTCGGCTTCGGGGCCTGGGCCAACACGCAGGTCAGCATAGAGGGCGACGACGCCAAGGGCGTGGAAACAGGCACCGAGTTCCTGACCAAAGTCGGCCTGTCCGTGGAAACCGGCATCGGGAAAAAGGTCGTGGTCATCGGCGGCGGCAACACCGCCATCGACGCCGCGCGGACCAGTGTACGCCTGGGCGCGGACGTGACCATGGTCTACCGCCGCACCAGGGACGAGATGCCCGCCAACATGGAGGAAATCATTGGAGCCGAGGATGAAGGCGTTAAATTCCAATTCCTGGCCGCACCCAACAAATTCCTCAAGGACGAAAAAGGGCGGGTCACTCACCTTGAATTCACCCGCATGGAACTGGGAGAACCCGATGCATCGGGCAGGCGCAGGCCCGTCCCCATCGAAGGCTCGGAAACCCGCATCGAATGCGACACCGTGTACATGGCCATCGGCCAGAAGCCGGATATCGACTGCCTCTACGATGAAAACAAGTCCTGCGGCCTGGGAACGACCCGCTGGCGCACGGTGGAGGCCGACAAGGACACCTTGCAGACCGCCCTCCCCAATGTCTTTGTCGGCGGCGACCTGTTCACAGGGCCGGATCTGGTCATCACGGCCCTGGGCGCCGGGCGCAGGGCGGCCCGATCCATCCACCACTATTTGTCGCAGGGAGAAATCCCTATTCCCCAGAACTTGCAACGCAACATGATTCCCTACACCCTTTTCAAAGACCTGGAACGCGTCGTCCCCATTGAACGGGCCCAAATGCCGCACCTGTGCCACGGAGACAACCGGACCTGTAGCTTTGCCGAGGTGGAGGGAACCATCACCACAGAGGATTTCGAGCGGGAGACCTGCCGCTGCATGCGTTGCGGACTAACCTGTTACAACCGTACCGAACAGCCTGAAGAGGAAGGAATATCAAAAACTTCGACAAATTCAAAAAAAGAGCTTGCCAGCCGAATTTGA
- a CDS encoding electron transport complex protein RnfA, translated as MDYFVLIIAAIFVNNIVLAQYLGNCPFIGTSKDTGVAMGMGFAVVFVATMAAAITWAVQRYLLAPNGLDYLQTIAFILVIASLVQFVEMFLKKIIPPLYKSLGIFLPLITTNCAVLGIAIICQREEYSLLETVIFSIASGVGFMLALVVLASIRERLDMARIPLSMKGTPIALILAGLMSLAFFAFKGMAA; from the coding sequence ATGGATTACTTCGTCCTCATCATCGCGGCCATCTTCGTCAACAACATCGTGCTGGCGCAGTACCTCGGCAACTGCCCGTTCATCGGCACCTCCAAGGATACCGGCGTGGCCATGGGCATGGGATTCGCCGTTGTCTTCGTGGCCACCATGGCCGCAGCAATCACCTGGGCCGTACAGCGATACCTGCTCGCCCCCAACGGCCTGGACTATCTGCAGACCATCGCCTTCATCCTGGTCATCGCTTCTCTGGTACAATTCGTGGAAATGTTCCTGAAAAAAATCATTCCCCCGCTCTACAAATCCCTGGGCATCTTCCTGCCGCTCATCACCACCAACTGCGCGGTGCTGGGCATCGCCATCATCTGTCAGCGCGAGGAATATTCCCTTCTGGAGACCGTGATCTTCTCCATTGCTTCGGGTGTCGGCTTCATGCTCGCCCTGGTGGTGCTGGCCTCCATCCGCGAACGGCTGGACATGGCACGCATCCCCCTTTCCATGAAAGGAACGCCCATAGCCCTTATACTGGCCGGTCTCATGTCCCTGGCATTTTTCGCCTTCAAAGGCATGGCAGCCTAA
- the rsxE gene encoding electron transport complex subunit RsxE, with protein MSRLWKEFSKGLWNELPPFKVVLGLCPTLAVTKTADNGLGMGLAVIFVLTLSNMLVSSVRKIIPAKVRIACFIVIAASLVVCVELLMQAFTYPLYQQLGIFVPLIVVNCIILGRAEAFASKNSVIYSMADGLGMGMGFAMSLTVLGAIREIFGYGTLFGMQVMGAWFKPFTFMVEAPGAFVCLGLGLAGMNALTNWQRRLKGLDAVEGPKHDCSSCGMCNIK; from the coding sequence ATGAGTCGATTGTGGAAAGAATTTTCGAAAGGTCTCTGGAATGAGCTGCCGCCCTTCAAGGTGGTCCTCGGCCTCTGCCCGACCCTGGCCGTCACCAAAACCGCGGACAACGGCTTGGGCATGGGATTGGCCGTCATCTTCGTGCTGACGCTCTCCAACATGCTGGTGTCCTCGGTGCGCAAGATCATCCCGGCCAAAGTTCGCATCGCTTGTTTCATCGTCATTGCGGCGTCCCTGGTGGTCTGCGTCGAGCTGCTCATGCAGGCGTTCACCTATCCCCTCTACCAACAGCTCGGCATCTTCGTGCCACTCATCGTGGTCAACTGCATTATCCTGGGCCGGGCCGAGGCGTTCGCTTCAAAAAACAGCGTCATCTACTCCATGGCCGACGGACTGGGCATGGGCATGGGATTCGCCATGTCCCTCACCGTGCTGGGGGCCATCCGCGAGATCTTCGGCTACGGAACCCTGTTCGGCATGCAGGTCATGGGAGCCTGGTTCAAGCCCTTCACCTTCATGGTGGAAGCGCCCGGTGCGTTCGTCTGCCTGGGCCTGGGCCTGGCGGGCATGAACGCCCTGACCAACTGGCAGCGCCGGCTCAAGGGCCTGGACGCCGTTGAAGGCCCGAAACACGACTGCTCGTCCTGCGGCATGTGCAACATAAAATAA
- the rnfG gene encoding RnfABCDGE type electron transport complex subunit G: protein MKEMIKMVVVLSLICSLSGLTLASVRKVTKPFIEEQVLTYVQGPAIAQVFSDYDNNPVKDRKSFALENGSELTVFPFLKNGKLDGVAFESFARGFGGDIGVMVGFSYDPTSGKSSLSSIGVTTMKETPGVGTRISGPDFGAQFKGHSLEGVNLASKGGDINAIAGATISSTGAVDAVKQAVAQFNEIKDKLPTAWGS from the coding sequence ATGAAGGAAATGATCAAAATGGTAGTGGTCCTTTCGCTGATATGCTCCCTGTCCGGGCTGACACTGGCCTCGGTGCGCAAGGTCACCAAACCCTTCATCGAGGAGCAGGTGCTTACCTACGTGCAGGGCCCGGCGATCGCCCAAGTCTTTTCGGACTACGACAACAATCCGGTCAAGGACCGCAAGAGCTTCGCGCTTGAAAACGGCTCCGAACTGACGGTCTTCCCCTTCCTGAAAAACGGAAAACTGGACGGCGTCGCCTTTGAGAGCTTCGCAAGGGGCTTCGGCGGCGACATAGGCGTCATGGTGGGATTCTCCTACGATCCGACCAGCGGCAAGTCATCCCTTTCCAGCATAGGTGTCACCACCATGAAGGAAACCCCGGGGGTCGGGACCCGCATCAGCGGCCCCGACTTCGGCGCGCAGTTCAAAGGGCATAGCCTGGAAGGCGTGAACCTCGCCTCCAAGGGCGGCGACATCAACGCCATTGCCGGTGCCACCATCTCCTCCACGGGTGCCGTGGACGCGGTGAAGCAGGCCGTTGCCCAGTTCAATGAAATCAAGGACAAACTCCCCACTGCCTGGGGTTCCTAG